The following proteins are encoded in a genomic region of Alnus glutinosa chromosome 8, dhAlnGlut1.1, whole genome shotgun sequence:
- the LOC133876444 gene encoding protein SPEAR2 isoform X1 — MDQDDQTQKCSSSSGGGGGGSGRSSKKPKQKKAPQRGLGVAQLEKIRLEEQQKKDSAVILSPPPPSVSPTKSPFVSLPIPNYHHSNPSPSSNIALFPSPSPADSSSPNLMIRPPQPVQQNILVRNSATGPLTTGFDAGWSGISVPGVDPGLAFRSNLNLPYESDNPIWPPTGLMMPRTQQYLQPSHSMVNVSSGTSSSSVLNFRMEPPSNQSSYSNFAPVWPEEEKMVGMKRSYPFSLENPPSPSFNFNLPDIVAPIRSDESASCGNEATFNFDGSNTIFREGPSCSTSNCKLNSNKSIRENEVVHGDFLKLAPPTTTLKLKHHSACLDSHNHKFPDFDSLPYQESAEGRPIIRPGQSQFNGHRPFYSFLPPAPAQIGQATPTINNCNGEEGESIDLNLKL, encoded by the exons atggatCAAGACGACCAAACCCAAAAGTGTAGCAGCAGCAGCGGCGGCGGTGGTGGTGGCAGCGGTAGATCTTCCAAAAAGCCAAAGCAAAAGAAAGCCCCACAGAGAGGACTTGGCGTGGCGCAGCTTGAAAAGATCAGACTAGAAGAACAGCAAAAGAAAGATTCAGCTGTGATTTTGTCACCGCCACCACCTTCAGTATCACCAACCAAATCTCCCTTTGTATCTTTGCCGATTCCCAATTATCACCACTCTAATCCATCTCCATCCTCTAATATTGCACTGTTTCCTTCTCCATCCCCGGCCGATTCTTCGTCGCCAAACTTGATGATCCGGCCACCTCAACCGGTCCAACAAAACATCCTCGTAAGGAATTCAGCCACCGGTCCATTGACAACTGGGTTCGATGCCGGATGGTCGGGGATTTCGGTTCCTGGGGTGGATCCAGGATTGGCTTTTCGGTCGAATTTGAATCTGCCTTATGAATCCGACAACCCTATTTGGCCTCCCACTGGCTTGATGATGCCAAGAACACAACAATATCTGCAACCTTCTCATTCAATG GTGAATGTCTCATCAGGGACTTCATCATCATCCGTACTAAATTTTCGGATGGAGCCCCCTTCAAACCAAAGCTCTTATAGCAACTTCGCCCCTGTTTGGCCTGAGGAAGAGAAG ATGGTTGGCATGAAGAGGTCATATCCCTTCTCTCTAGAGAACCCACCAAGCCCCTCTTTCAACTTCAATTTACCTGACATTGTTGCTCCTATCAGATCAGATGAATCAGCTTCATGTGGAAATGAAGCCACCTTTAATTTCGATGGCAGCAATACCATTTTCAG AGAGGGGCCTTCATGCTCAACTTCCAACTGCAAGCTGAATTCAAACAAAAGCATCAGAGAAAATGAGGTTGTCCATGGAGATTTTCTCAAACTAGCTCCTCCTACGACCACTTTAAAGTTGAAGCACCATTCAGCCTGTCTTGACTCTCATAACCACAAATTTCCTGATTTTGATTCACTACCTTATCAA GAAAGTGCGGAAGGCCGGCCAATTATCCGGCCGGGACAAAGTCAGTTCAATGGACATCGACCCTTTTATAGCTTCTTGCCACCAGCACCGGCGCAAATAGGCCAAGCAACACCCACCATCAACAATTGTAATGGTGAAGAAGGCGAAAGCATTGATCTCAATTTGAAGTTATAA
- the LOC133876444 gene encoding uncharacterized protein LOC133876444 isoform X2 — protein sequence MDQDDQTQKCSSSSGGGGGGSGRSSKKPKQKKAPQRGLGVAQLEKIRLEEQQKKDSAVILSPPPPSVSPTKSPFVSLPIPNYHHSNPSPSSNIALFPSPSPADSSSPNLMIRPPQPVQQNILVRNSATGPLTTGFDAGWSGISVPGVDPGLAFRSNLNLPYESDNPIWPPTGLMMPRTQQYLQPSHSMVNVSSGTSSSSVLNFRMEPPSNQSSYSNFAPVWPEEEKMVGMKRSYPFSLENPPSPSFNFNLPDIVAPIRSDESASCGNEATFNFDGSNTIFRKVRKAGQLSGRDKVSSMDIDPFIASCHQHRRK from the exons atggatCAAGACGACCAAACCCAAAAGTGTAGCAGCAGCAGCGGCGGCGGTGGTGGTGGCAGCGGTAGATCTTCCAAAAAGCCAAAGCAAAAGAAAGCCCCACAGAGAGGACTTGGCGTGGCGCAGCTTGAAAAGATCAGACTAGAAGAACAGCAAAAGAAAGATTCAGCTGTGATTTTGTCACCGCCACCACCTTCAGTATCACCAACCAAATCTCCCTTTGTATCTTTGCCGATTCCCAATTATCACCACTCTAATCCATCTCCATCCTCTAATATTGCACTGTTTCCTTCTCCATCCCCGGCCGATTCTTCGTCGCCAAACTTGATGATCCGGCCACCTCAACCGGTCCAACAAAACATCCTCGTAAGGAATTCAGCCACCGGTCCATTGACAACTGGGTTCGATGCCGGATGGTCGGGGATTTCGGTTCCTGGGGTGGATCCAGGATTGGCTTTTCGGTCGAATTTGAATCTGCCTTATGAATCCGACAACCCTATTTGGCCTCCCACTGGCTTGATGATGCCAAGAACACAACAATATCTGCAACCTTCTCATTCAATG GTGAATGTCTCATCAGGGACTTCATCATCATCCGTACTAAATTTTCGGATGGAGCCCCCTTCAAACCAAAGCTCTTATAGCAACTTCGCCCCTGTTTGGCCTGAGGAAGAGAAG ATGGTTGGCATGAAGAGGTCATATCCCTTCTCTCTAGAGAACCCACCAAGCCCCTCTTTCAACTTCAATTTACCTGACATTGTTGCTCCTATCAGATCAGATGAATCAGCTTCATGTGGAAATGAAGCCACCTTTAATTTCGATGGCAGCAATACCATTTTCAG GAAAGTGCGGAAGGCCGGCCAATTATCCGGCCGGGACAAAGTCAGTTCAATGGACATCGACCCTTTTATAGCTTCTTGCCACCAGCACCGGCGCAAATAG